In Pseudomonas fluorescens, one genomic interval encodes:
- a CDS encoding cupin domain-containing protein, producing MNIQNVVDISLTSSEAERYRPDPAKVLKGDPEQAVFNQYDSPCGQMGVGVWEGAVGQWTVNYTEHEYCEILQGVSVLRDSDGNAKTLRVGDRFVIPAGFRGTWEVLEACRKIYVIFEQKA from the coding sequence ATGAACATCCAGAACGTCGTCGATATCAGCCTGACCAGCAGCGAAGCCGAACGCTATCGCCCGGACCCGGCCAAAGTGCTCAAGGGCGATCCCGAGCAAGCGGTGTTCAATCAGTACGACAGCCCTTGTGGGCAAATGGGTGTTGGCGTGTGGGAAGGTGCGGTCGGGCAGTGGACGGTGAACTACACCGAGCATGAATACTGCGAAATCCTGCAAGGGGTTTCGGTGCTGCGTGACAGCGATGGAAATGCCAAGACCTTGCGTGTTGGCGACCGCTTTGTGATTCCGGCCGGTTTCCGTGGTACCTGGGAAGTGCTGGAGGCTTGCCGCAAGATCTATGTGATCTTCGAACAGAAGGCCTGA
- the rpmG gene encoding 50S ribosomal protein L33 — MRELIRLISSAGTGHFYTTDKNKRTTPDKIEIKKYDPVVRKHVIYKEGKIK; from the coding sequence ATGCGTGAATTGATTCGTTTGATCTCGAGCGCCGGTACTGGTCACTTCTACACTACCGACAAGAACAAGCGTACTACCCCGGACAAAATCGAGATCAAGAAATATGATCCGGTTGTTCGCAAGCACGTGATCTACAAGGAAGGCAAAATCAAGTAA
- the rpmB gene encoding 50S ribosomal protein L28, whose protein sequence is MSRVCQVTGKGPVTGNNISHANNKTRRRFLPNLQHHRFWVEEEKRFVRLRVSAKGMRIIDKRGISVVLAELRRDGKI, encoded by the coding sequence ATGTCGAGAGTATGTCAAGTTACCGGTAAGGGTCCGGTAACCGGGAATAACATTTCCCACGCAAACAACAAAACCCGTCGTCGTTTCCTGCCGAACCTGCAGCATCACCGCTTCTGGGTTGAAGAAGAGAAACGTTTTGTGCGTCTGCGCGTATCTGCCAAAGGCATGCGCATCATCGACAAGCGTGGCATCAGTGTCGTGCTCGCCGAACTTCGCCGCGATGGCAAGATTTAA